The genomic region CGAGTTTCGCTACCCGCGGGAGTGGCGCGAGCAGATCGCGCGCCCCGGCGAGCCCCACGTCGTGCGCTTCAAGGTGCCGTCCGAGGGACAGGTCACCTACGTCGACAAGGTGTTCGGCGAGGTGAAGACCCCGAACGCCGCCCAGCAAGACTTCGTGCTGCTCCGGTCCGACGGCGTGCCGCTCTACAACTTCGGAGCCGTCGTCGACGACGTGACGATGGGCATCACGCTCGTCGCGCGAGGCCGCGATCACATGGTGAACACGCCGCCGCAGATCCTCCTCTACGAGGCCCTCGGCGCGCCGGTGCCCGAGTTCGCGCACCTGCCCATGATGCTGAACCAGAAGGGCGCGAAGCTCTCCAAGCGCGACGGCGCGGTCGGCGTGTTCGAGTACCGCGACAAGGGCTACACCCCCGACGCGGTCCTGAACTACCTCGCGCGGTTCGGCTGGTCGTTCGGCGATCAAGAGGTGTTCTCGAAGGCCGAGCTGGTCGAGGCTTTCGACTGGGCGAGCTGCGGCCGCGGCGACGGCAAGTTCGACGAGAAGAAGTTCCTCGCGGTCCAGCACGAGCACCTGAAGGGCCCCGCGCGCGTGCCCGACGAAACGTATGTAGAATACATGCGCCCGTTCGTGGAGGCGCGGGGCCTCACGTTCGACCCGGCGGTCGTGCGAGGCTCCCTGGTCATGGTCCGTGAGCGCGCGCGCACGCTGGTCGAGGCCGCCGAGGCCGTCGACTACTTCCTCCGGCCCACGCCGGTCTTCGACGAGAAGGCGAAGGAGAAGGCCCTGGTCCCCGAGAGCGCGCCGCTGCTCCTCGACCTCGCCGATCGCCTGGAGGCGACCGAGCCCTTCGACGCGGGCGCGACCGAGGCCACGCTGCACGCGCTGCTCGCGGAGCGCGGCCTCGAGATGAAGCGGGTCGCGGCGCCGGTGCGCGTCGCGCTCACGGGGCGGGCGAGCAGCCCTGGCCTCTACGAGGTGATGGCCCTGCTCGGCAAGGCGACCACGCTCGCGCGGCTCCGCGCCGGGGCCGCGCTCTCGGTCGCGGGCGCCAGCGCCGCAGGCACCTGACGATGGCGACCCTCGCCGCAGGTGTCGTCCCCACAGCGCGCTTCGCCGAGCTCCTGGAGACGGCCAAGCCGTTCCTGCCCATCCCCATCCTCGCCGGCCTCGCGCCGATCATGTGGCTCTTCTTCCGCGACACGTGGCGGGAGCTCGACGAAGACGCGCACAGGCACCGCGCGGAGCTGCTGGCCGAGGGCAAGACCGACTACCGCCCGTTCGTGGCGATGCTCATGTGCGCGCTCATCCTGACCATGCAGGAGTACTACGGCGGCCGGGCGGCCTACGTCGTGTACGCCAAGCCGGTCCTCGAGAAGTACGAGGCCGCTCACCACGGCGTGCTGCACCTCGCGAAATTCGATGAGCTCTACAGCTATGCTTGGTGGGCCGGCACGCGCATCTTCGGGTACGTGGTCGTGCCGTTCTCGGTGTGGAAGGTGGTCTATCCGAAGGACTCCCTGCTCGACCTCGGCCTCCGCACCCGCGGCTTCTTCAACCACGCGTGGATCTACCTGCTCTTCCTCGGCGTCGTGCTCCCGGCCATGCTCGTGGTCGCGAACCAGCCCGATTTCGGCGCGTACTACCCGTTCTACAAGACGTCGTCGCGGAGCTGGTTCGACTTCCTCCTCTGGGAGGTCATGTATTTCGCGCAGTTCTTCGCCCTCGAGATGTTCTTCCGGGGGTTCTGGCTCGGCGTCCTGCGCCGGAGCATGGGCTCGGGCGCGATCTTCGCCATGGCCGT from Myxococcales bacterium harbors:
- a CDS encoding glutamate--tRNA ligase, with the translated sequence MGTPRVRFAPSPTGYLHIGGVRTALFNWLWARKTGGAFVLRIEDTDRERSTEASRQVIFDSLRWLGIDWDEGPEVGGPHGPYCQMERLALYKEYAERLIAEGKAFRCYKTRDELDAARAALKEKDPKAEFRYPREWREQIARPGEPHVVRFKVPSEGQVTYVDKVFGEVKTPNAAQQDFVLLRSDGVPLYNFGAVVDDVTMGITLVARGRDHMVNTPPQILLYEALGAPVPEFAHLPMMLNQKGAKLSKRDGAVGVFEYRDKGYTPDAVLNYLARFGWSFGDQEVFSKAELVEAFDWASCGRGDGKFDEKKFLAVQHEHLKGPARVPDETYVEYMRPFVEARGLTFDPAVVRGSLVMVRERARTLVEAAEAVDYFLRPTPVFDEKAKEKALVPESAPLLLDLADRLEATEPFDAGATEATLHALLAERGLEMKRVAAPVRVALTGRASSPGLYEVMALLGKATTLARLRAGAALSVAGASAAGT
- a CDS encoding CPBP family intramembrane metalloprotease, with translation MATLAAGVVPTARFAELLETAKPFLPIPILAGLAPIMWLFFRDTWRELDEDAHRHRAELLAEGKTDYRPFVAMLMCALILTMQEYYGGRAAYVVYAKPVLEKYEAAHHGVLHLAKFDELYSYAWWAGTRIFGYVVVPFSVWKVVYPKDSLLDLGLRTRGFFNHAWIYLLFLGVVLPAMLVVANQPDFGAYYPFYKTSSRSWFDFLLWEVMYFAQFFALEMFFRGFWLGVLRRSMGSGAIFAMAVPYCMIHYGKPYLEAVGAVVAGIALGSLSMRTKSIYQGFFVHITVAALMDWLSLAHRHALPTHIWP